From the Cupriavidus necator N-1 genome, one window contains:
- a CDS encoding HlyD family type I secretion periplasmic adaptor subunit, whose protein sequence is MSLQPDPQRMGPVRRLIAALRPRADDTAFMCERDAAALAQPRYFTHWILWSALVFVLVALAWAALAQVDEVAVGEGKVIPSSQVQVVQNLEGGIIAEIMVRPGQVVNKDQPLMRIDDTRFTASYQEGRTRDDALVARIARLSAEADGTAFVASAPADAEGRRFVSEERALFESRKRAFDANLAVLRQQSEQRRQELTEKRSREQQLRQSHRLVAQELAMMRPMVAQGVVSEVDLLRLERQANDLKGELEAARLAMPRLEAAYRESQQKADELGTHYRAEAMKELNQAKAEQAAQSATNTALQDRVDRTLVRAPLAGVIKQIKINTVGGVVQPGMDLLEIVPLEDTLLVEARVRPADIAFLRPGQPAVVKLSAYDFSIYGGFAGTVEHISADTLTPERPGERPESYYLVRVRTRDNRPGGSAVQVPILPGMVATVDVLTGQKTVLHYLLKPIIKTRELAFRER, encoded by the coding sequence ATGTCGCTTCAGCCTGATCCGCAACGCATGGGGCCAGTGCGGCGCCTGATCGCCGCGCTGAGGCCGCGTGCCGACGACACCGCCTTCATGTGCGAGCGCGATGCGGCCGCGCTGGCGCAACCGCGCTATTTCACACACTGGATCCTCTGGTCCGCCCTGGTCTTCGTGCTGGTGGCGCTGGCCTGGGCCGCGCTGGCGCAGGTGGACGAGGTGGCCGTGGGCGAGGGCAAGGTGATCCCGTCGAGCCAGGTGCAGGTGGTGCAGAACCTCGAAGGCGGGATCATTGCCGAGATCATGGTGCGACCGGGGCAGGTGGTGAACAAGGACCAGCCGCTGATGCGCATCGACGATACCCGCTTCACGGCTTCCTACCAGGAAGGCCGCACCAGGGACGATGCGCTGGTGGCACGCATTGCGCGCCTGAGCGCCGAGGCCGACGGCACGGCGTTCGTGGCGAGCGCGCCGGCCGATGCCGAGGGCCGCCGCTTCGTGTCCGAGGAGCGCGCGCTGTTCGAGTCGCGCAAGCGCGCGTTCGATGCCAATCTCGCCGTGCTGCGCCAGCAGTCAGAGCAACGGCGGCAGGAGCTGACCGAGAAGCGCTCGCGCGAGCAGCAACTGCGGCAGAGCCATCGGCTGGTGGCGCAGGAGCTGGCCATGATGCGCCCGATGGTGGCGCAGGGCGTGGTGTCCGAGGTCGACCTGCTGCGGCTTGAGCGCCAGGCCAATGACCTGAAAGGCGAACTCGAGGCCGCGCGGCTCGCCATGCCGCGCCTGGAGGCCGCCTACCGCGAGAGCCAGCAGAAAGCCGACGAACTGGGCACGCATTATCGCGCCGAGGCCATGAAAGAGCTCAACCAGGCCAAGGCCGAACAGGCCGCGCAGAGCGCCACCAACACGGCGCTGCAGGACCGCGTCGATCGCACCCTGGTGCGCGCCCCGCTTGCCGGCGTCATCAAGCAGATCAAGATCAATACCGTGGGCGGCGTGGTGCAGCCCGGCATGGACCTGCTGGAGATCGTCCCGCTGGAAGACACGCTGTTGGTCGAGGCGCGCGTGCGGCCTGCCGACATTGCCTTCCTGCGGCCCGGCCAGCCGGCGGTGGTCAAGCTGTCGGCCTACGACTTTTCGATCTATGGCGGCTTTGCCGGCACCGTGGAGCATATCAGCGCCGATACGCTGACACCGGAGCGCCCGGGCGAGCGCCCGGAAAGCTACTACCTGGTGCGCGTGCGCACGCGCGACAACCGGCCAGGCGGCAGTGCCGTGCAGGTACCCATCCTGCCCGGCATGGTGGCCACGGTCGATGTGCTGACCGGGCAGAAGACGGTGCTCCATTACCTGCTCAAGCCCATCATCAAGACCAGGGAACTGGCGTTCCGGGAACGATAA
- a CDS encoding type I secretion system permease/ATPase codes for MHAAATTPARNIEDTGWNLPDPPGRHARPDDPLLACLLWLARRFQRPVAAEALIAGLPLEADRLTAALFPRAAARAGMSARLVKRPLDDIPDLVLPAILLLDQSEACVLLRRGDEGMLLVSQPEWGDGEQPVRQEDLLARYTGHAIFARPAHRFEAAGDAGPASPHGWFWGVMRQSWPLYGEVLVASLLLSLFALVMPLFTMNVYDRVVPNHALETLWALAIGVGLVLGFELVMRTLRGYFVDVAGRRIDVTVSATVFEKVLGIEMKARPASVGSLSSQLHEFESVREFLTSATITTLVDLPFAAVFIAAMFWVGGPLAWVPLLAVPLVIGTSLLLQGPLSRAVRASSACAAQRQAALVETLVGLETIKTSGAEGAAQRKWEQVVGQMAQLGLRARLLSACVINLSLFVQQAATLVVVVIGVYLIADDRLTTGGLIACTILAGRALAPLSQVAGLTTRYHQARTALAGIDRMMALPVERPPGKHFLHRPPLRGEIEFRQVSFRYPGRDIAALDGVSFRIGSGERVGLIGRIGSGKTTIEKLILGLYAPDAGTVLVDGAEVRQLDPAALRRDIGYVPQDVMLFSGTLRDNIVMGAPYADDEAVLRAARLGGVSDFVDRLPDGYDLRLGERGEGLSGGQRQAIAIARAELLQPPLLLLDEPSSAMDNRTEEQFKARLALALGGRTLILVTHRGSLLSLVDRLIVMDQGRIVADGPKAEVLNALAGRKLHVASA; via the coding sequence ATGCATGCCGCCGCCACTACGCCCGCAAGGAACATCGAGGACACCGGCTGGAACCTGCCGGATCCGCCAGGTCGGCACGCGCGCCCCGATGATCCGCTGCTGGCGTGCCTGCTCTGGCTGGCCCGGCGCTTCCAGCGGCCAGTCGCGGCCGAAGCCCTGATTGCGGGCCTGCCGCTGGAGGCGGATCGCCTGACCGCTGCCTTGTTTCCACGCGCGGCCGCACGCGCCGGCATGTCGGCGCGGCTGGTCAAGCGCCCGCTGGACGACATCCCGGACCTGGTGCTGCCCGCCATCCTGCTGCTCGACCAGAGCGAGGCCTGCGTATTGCTGCGCCGTGGCGACGAGGGCATGCTGCTGGTCTCGCAGCCGGAATGGGGCGACGGCGAGCAGCCGGTCCGCCAGGAAGACTTGCTGGCCCGGTACACCGGCCATGCCATCTTCGCCCGGCCCGCGCACCGCTTCGAGGCGGCGGGCGATGCCGGGCCGGCGTCGCCGCATGGATGGTTCTGGGGCGTGATGCGCCAGTCGTGGCCGCTCTATGGCGAGGTGCTGGTTGCCTCGCTGCTGCTCAGCCTGTTCGCGCTGGTCATGCCGCTGTTCACCATGAACGTCTATGACCGCGTGGTGCCGAACCATGCGCTGGAAACGCTGTGGGCGCTGGCCATCGGTGTGGGCCTGGTGCTTGGCTTCGAACTGGTGATGCGTACGCTGCGGGGCTATTTTGTCGACGTGGCGGGCCGGCGCATCGATGTCACGGTCTCCGCGACGGTGTTCGAGAAGGTGCTGGGCATCGAGATGAAGGCGCGGCCGGCGTCGGTGGGCAGCCTGAGCAGCCAGCTGCATGAATTCGAGTCGGTGCGCGAGTTCCTGACCTCGGCCACCATCACGACCCTGGTCGACCTTCCGTTCGCCGCGGTCTTCATTGCGGCCATGTTCTGGGTCGGTGGCCCGCTGGCCTGGGTGCCGCTGCTGGCGGTGCCGCTGGTGATCGGCACCAGCCTGCTGCTGCAGGGGCCGCTGTCGCGCGCGGTACGCGCCAGCAGCGCCTGCGCGGCCCAGCGCCAGGCCGCACTGGTCGAAACCCTGGTGGGGCTGGAGACCATCAAGACCAGCGGTGCCGAAGGTGCCGCCCAGCGCAAATGGGAGCAGGTGGTCGGGCAGATGGCGCAACTGGGACTGCGGGCGCGGCTGCTCTCCGCCTGCGTGATCAACCTTTCGCTGTTCGTCCAGCAGGCCGCCACGCTGGTGGTGGTGGTGATCGGTGTCTACCTGATCGCCGACGACCGGCTGACCACGGGCGGCCTGATTGCCTGCACCATCCTTGCCGGCCGCGCGCTGGCGCCGCTCTCGCAAGTGGCCGGGCTGACCACCCGCTATCACCAGGCGCGCACTGCGCTGGCCGGCATTGACCGCATGATGGCGCTGCCCGTCGAGCGCCCGCCCGGCAAGCATTTCCTGCACCGCCCGCCGCTGCGCGGCGAAATCGAGTTCCGGCAGGTCAGCTTTCGCTATCCGGGCCGCGACATCGCGGCACTGGATGGGGTCTCGTTCCGCATTGGCAGCGGCGAGCGGGTTGGCCTGATCGGCCGCATCGGCTCAGGCAAGACCACCATCGAGAAGCTGATCCTCGGCCTGTACGCACCGGATGCCGGCACCGTACTGGTCGACGGCGCGGAGGTGCGCCAGCTGGACCCGGCCGCGTTGCGGCGCGACATCGGCTATGTGCCGCAGGACGTGATGCTGTTCAGCGGGACGCTGCGCGACAACATCGTGATGGGCGCCCCGTACGCCGACGACGAAGCCGTGCTGCGCGCGGCGCGCCTGGGCGGCGTGAGCGACTTTGTCGATCGCCTGCCGGACGGCTATGACCTGCGCCTGGGAGAGCGCGGCGAAGGCCTTTCGGGCGGCCAGCGCCAGGCCATTGCCATTGCCCGTGCCGAGTTGCTGCAGCCGCCGCTGCTGCTGCTCGACGAACCCAGCAGCGCCATGGACAACCGTACCGAGGAGCAGTTCAAGGCGCGCCTGGCCTTAGCGCTGGGCGGGCGCACGCTGATCCTGGTCACGCATCGCGGCTCGCTGCTCAGCCTGGTCGATCGCCTGATCGTGATGGACCAGGGCCGCATCGTCGCCGATGGCCCCAAGGCCGAAGTCCTGAATGCGCTCGCGGGGAGGAAGCTCCATGTCGCTTCAGCCTGA
- a CDS encoding VCBS domain-containing protein, producing the protein MATLTGSNGSDSISGTTSADTILSGNGNDYVSAGDGNDYVDAGNGDDIVEGGSGDDTLLGANGKDRVFGGLGNDNLSGGNGTDAVYGGSGDDVIGSIDGSSALYTGDNGGDTLYGDGYDSYADYLLGAGHESARPGNDRIYGGNGDDLIYGDNGNNAALGGDDIIAGGNGKDTIYGEGGNDKISGGAGGDTLSGGSGADVFVYNAVSDSTAAGMDVITDFQRGVDHLDLRPVLGDAGFEWGGRQPTAHGAWFQQSGGNTYVYVDVDGNPATAEMVIKLNGLHELTKSDFAGYDNHAPTAVADTHAIGENNSPNPITGNVLSNDSDVDAGNVLAVANPGTYAGQYGTLTLHADGSYSYELDNGKGQVQALRQGQQVQDTFNYEVSDGQAGAASSLSIRITGANDGATITASASEDKAVTEAGGAGNAETGDASASGKLTVTDVDTGEAHFAAVAPESLAGQYGTFAFDSNTGAWSYTLDNTKADALIAGQQVSDSLTVSSADQSAQQTIKVDITGANDHATISASANEDKAVTESGGAGNTDPGDASASGKLTVTDVDTGEAHFAAVAPESLAGQYGTFAFDSNTGAWSYTLDNTKADALIAGQQVSDSLTVSSADQSAQQTIKVDITGANDHATITASASEDKAVTEAGGAGNTDPGDASASGKLTVTDVDTGEAHFAAVAPESLAGQYGTFSFDSNTGAWSYTLDNTKADALIAGQQVSDSLTVSSADQTAQQTIKVDITGANDHATITASANEDKAVTEAGGAGNTDLGDASASGKLTVTDVDTGEAHFAAVAPESLAGQYGTFSFDSNTGAWSYTLDNTKADALIAGQQVSDSLTVSSADQSAQQTIKVDITGANDHATITASASEDKAVTEAGGAGNTDPGDASASGKLTVTDVDTGEAHFAAVAPESLAGQYGTFSFDSNTGAWSYTLDNTKADALIAGQQVSDSLTVSSADQTAQQTIKVDITGANDHATISASASEDKAVTEAGGAGNAETGDASASGKLTVTDVDTGEAHFAAVAPESLAGQYGTFAFDSNTGAWSYTLDNTKADALIAGQQVSDSLTVSSADQTAQQTIKVDITGANDHATITASASEDKAVTEAGGAGNTDLGDASASGKLTVTDVDTGEAHFAAVAPESLAGQYGTFAFDSNTGAWSYTLDNTKADALIAGQQVSDSLTVSSADQSAQQTIKVDITGANDHATISASANEDKAVTESGGAGNTDPGDASASGKLTVTDVDTGEAHFAAVAPESLAGQYGTFAFDSNTGAWSYTLDNTKADALIAGQQVSDSLTVSSADQSAQQTIKVDITGANDHATITASASEDKAVTEAGGAGNTDPGDASASGKLTVTDVDTGEAHFAAVAPESLAGQYGTFSFDSNTGAWSYTLDNTKADALIAGQQVSDSLTVSSADQTAQQTIKVDITGANDHATITASASEDKAVTEAGGAGNTDLGDASASGKLTVTDVDTGEAHFAAVAPESLAGQYGTFSFDSNTGAWSYTLDNTKADALIAGQQVSDSLTVSSADQTAQQTIKVDITGANDHATISASASEDKAVTEAGGAGNAETGDASASGKLTVTDVDTGEAHFAAVAPESLAGQYGTFNFDSNTGAWSYTLDNTKADALIAGQQVSDSLTVASADQTAQQIIKVNITGANDHATISASANEDKAVTEAGGAGNTDLGDASASGKLTVTDVDTGEAHFAAVAPESLAGQYGTFTFDTNTGAWTYTLDNSKVQFLAAGQHVTDSLSVQSADLTATQAITVNITGANDAAVNAMPTAQVVNEDAPLVFSTTNGNALSISDVDNGSHTVTLSATSGTISLNGFAGLQFLAGDGTSDSTMTFTGSDAAINAALNGLRFVGDKDYAGAATLQMQTSDGASVDSDSVAIAINPVNDAPVAAADVIYASNNTNGILIPVSALLGNDGDVDGMALSVIALGSATGAVSNLAFAPGTNNSYVMFNTDNGASGSFSYTIYDGAGGTSTATVTVNVSSTNGSADVSLAGLNYQASYLDGGSNSDALTGGATGDVFIGGNAADTLKGGTGDDVLRGGIGDDTLDGGTGIDMLDFSDASGAVTFTLTQSGSGTLVNLTSVGLDRDTYSNMEGVIGSRFSDTLTGSSSGDIIRAGAGNDTIDGGAGIDLLDFSDATGAISLTLTQSSSATALNLVAVGLGTDSYKNMEGVIGSAFNDNLIGSSGIDVLRGGAGDDNLTGGGGNDTLIGGAGVDTLTGGAGSDTFAFLRADSASVDKVTDFDRAPVAAGGDVLDLSDLLSGVTVTAANAGQFIRLSEVDGNTVVSLDRDGSGTAAAFQDVAVLQGVVGLDLNTLLSNGNIHTA; encoded by the coding sequence ATGGCAACCCTGACAGGTAGCAACGGCAGCGACAGCATCAGCGGCACCACGTCCGCCGACACCATCCTGAGCGGCAATGGCAATGACTACGTCAGCGCCGGCGATGGCAACGACTATGTCGATGCCGGCAACGGCGACGATATCGTCGAAGGCGGCAGCGGCGACGACACGCTGCTGGGCGCCAACGGCAAGGACCGCGTGTTCGGCGGGCTCGGCAATGACAACTTGTCGGGTGGCAACGGCACCGACGCGGTCTATGGCGGCAGCGGCGATGACGTGATCGGCAGCATCGACGGCTCGTCGGCGCTTTACACCGGCGACAATGGCGGCGATACGCTGTATGGCGACGGCTACGACAGCTACGCCGACTACCTGCTCGGTGCCGGCCATGAGTCAGCCCGGCCGGGTAACGACCGCATCTATGGCGGCAACGGCGACGACCTGATCTACGGAGACAACGGCAACAATGCCGCCCTCGGCGGCGATGACATCATCGCCGGTGGCAACGGCAAGGACACCATCTACGGTGAAGGCGGCAACGACAAGATCTCCGGCGGGGCAGGCGGCGATACCCTGAGCGGCGGCAGCGGCGCTGACGTCTTTGTCTATAACGCCGTCTCCGACTCCACCGCGGCCGGCATGGATGTGATCACCGACTTCCAGCGCGGCGTGGACCACCTCGACTTGCGGCCCGTGCTGGGCGACGCTGGCTTTGAATGGGGTGGCCGCCAGCCCACGGCCCACGGAGCCTGGTTCCAGCAATCGGGGGGCAATACCTATGTCTACGTGGATGTCGACGGCAATCCCGCCACGGCGGAAATGGTCATCAAGCTCAACGGACTGCACGAACTGACCAAGTCGGACTTCGCTGGCTACGACAACCATGCGCCAACGGCAGTGGCCGATACCCACGCGATCGGCGAGAACAACTCTCCGAACCCGATCACCGGCAATGTGCTGTCGAACGACAGCGACGTCGATGCGGGGAACGTGCTGGCCGTGGCCAATCCCGGCACCTATGCCGGCCAGTACGGCACGCTGACGCTCCACGCCGACGGCAGCTACAGCTATGAGCTGGACAACGGCAAAGGCCAGGTGCAGGCATTGCGGCAGGGCCAGCAAGTCCAGGACACGTTCAACTATGAGGTGTCCGACGGGCAGGCCGGTGCGGCTTCTTCGCTGAGCATCCGGATTACGGGTGCCAACGATGGAGCCACCATCACGGCCTCGGCCAGCGAGGACAAGGCAGTGACCGAAGCCGGCGGCGCAGGCAATGCTGAAACTGGCGACGCATCTGCCAGCGGCAAGCTGACGGTCACCGATGTCGACACCGGTGAAGCGCACTTCGCCGCGGTGGCGCCGGAGAGCCTGGCAGGACAGTACGGCACCTTCGCCTTCGACAGCAACACCGGGGCCTGGAGCTATACGCTCGACAACACCAAAGCGGATGCCCTGATCGCGGGCCAGCAGGTCAGCGATTCGCTGACGGTGTCCTCGGCCGACCAGAGCGCGCAGCAGACCATCAAGGTCGACATCACCGGTGCCAACGATCACGCCACCATCTCGGCCTCGGCCAACGAAGACAAGGCAGTGACCGAATCCGGTGGCGCAGGCAACACCGACCCGGGCGACGCCTCCGCCAGCGGCAAGCTGACGGTCACCGATGTCGACACCGGTGAAGCGCACTTCGCCGCGGTGGCGCCGGAGAGCCTGGCAGGACAGTACGGCACCTTCGCCTTCGACAGCAACACCGGGGCCTGGAGCTATACGCTCGACAACACCAAAGCGGATGCCCTGATCGCGGGCCAGCAGGTCAGCGATTCGCTGACGGTGTCCTCGGCCGACCAGAGCGCGCAGCAGACCATCAAGGTCGACATCACCGGTGCCAACGATCACGCCACCATCACAGCCTCGGCCAGTGAAGACAAGGCGGTGACCGAAGCCGGCGGCGCAGGCAACACCGACCCGGGCGACGCCTCCGCCAGCGGCAAGCTGACGGTCACCGATGTCGACACCGGTGAAGCGCACTTCGCCGCGGTGGCGCCGGAGAGCCTGGCAGGGCAGTACGGCACCTTCAGCTTCGACAGCAATACCGGGGCCTGGAGCTATACGCTCGACAACACCAAGGCGGATGCCCTGATCGCGGGCCAGCAGGTCAGTGATTCGCTGACGGTGTCCTCCGCCGACCAGACGGCGCAGCAGACCATCAAGGTCGACATCACTGGTGCCAACGACCACGCCACCATCACAGCCTCGGCCAACGAAGACAAGGCAGTGACCGAAGCCGGCGGCGCAGGCAACACCGACCTCGGCGACGCCTCCGCCAGCGGCAAGCTGACGGTCACTGACGTCGATACCGGTGAAGCGCACTTCGCCGCGGTGGCGCCGGAGAGCCTGGCCGGGCAGTACGGCACCTTCAGCTTCGACAGCAATACCGGGGCCTGGAGCTATACGCTCGACAACACCAAGGCGGATGCCCTGATCGCGGGCCAGCAGGTCAGCGATTCGCTGACGGTGTCCTCGGCCGACCAGAGCGCGCAGCAGACCATCAAGGTTGACATCACCGGTGCCAACGATCACGCCACCATCACAGCCTCGGCCAGTGAAGACAAGGCGGTGACCGAGGCCGGCGGCGCCGGCAACACCGATCCCGGCGACGCCTCCGCCAGCGGCAAGCTGACGGTCACTGACGTCGATACCGGTGAAGCGCACTTCGCCGCGGTGGCGCCGGAGAGCCTGGCCGGGCAGTACGGCACCTTCAGCTTCGACAGCAACACCGGCGCCTGGAGCTATACGCTGGACAACACCAAGGCCGATGCGCTGATCGCTGGCCAGCAGGTCAGTGATTCGCTGACGGTGTCCTCCGCCGACCAGACGGCGCAGCAGACCATCAAGGTCGACATCACTGGTGCCAACGACCACGCCACCATCTCGGCCTCAGCCAGTGAAGACAAGGCGGTCACCGAAGCCGGCGGCGCAGGCAATGCTGAAACTGGCGACGCATCCGCCAGCGGCAAGCTGACGGTCACTGACGTCGATACCGGTGAAGCACACTTCGCCGCGGTGGCGCCGGAGAGCCTGGCAGGGCAGTACGGCACCTTCGCCTTCGACAGCAATACCGGCGCCTGGAGCTATACGCTGGACAACACCAAGGCGGATGCCCTGATCGCGGGCCAGCAGGTCAGTGATTCGCTGACGGTGTCCTCCGCCGACCAGACGGCGCAGCAGACCATCAAGGTCGACATCACCGGTGCCAACGACCACGCCACCATCACAGCCTCGGCCAGTGAAGACAAGGCAGTGACCGAAGCCGGCGGCGCAGGCAACACCGACCTCGGCGACGCCTCCGCCAGCGGCAAGCTGACGGTTACCGATGTCGACACCGGTGAAGCGCACTTCGCCGCGGTGGCGCCGGAGAGCCTGGCAGGACAGTACGGCACCTTCGCCTTCGACAGCAACACCGGGGCCTGGAGCTATACGCTCGACAACACCAAAGCGGATGCCCTGATCGCGGGCCAGCAGGTCAGCGATTCGCTGACGGTGTCCTCGGCCGACCAGAGCGCGCAGCAGACCATCAAGGTCGACATCACCGGTGCCAACGATCACGCCACCATCTCGGCCTCGGCCAACGAAGACAAGGCAGTGACCGAATCCGGTGGCGCAGGCAATACCGACCCGGGCGACGCCTCCGCCAGCGGCAAGCTGACGGTCACCGATGTCGACACCGGTGAAGCGCACTTCGCCGCGGTGGCGCCGGAGAGCCTGGCAGGACAGTACGGCACCTTCGCCTTCGACAGCAACACCGGGGCCTGGAGCTATACGCTCGACAACACCAAAGCGGATGCCCTGATCGCGGGCCAGCAGGTCAGCGATTCGCTGACGGTGTCCTCGGCCGACCAGAGCGCGCAGCAGACCATCAAGGTCGACATCACCGGTGCCAACGATCACGCCACCATCACAGCCTCGGCCAGTGAAGACAAGGCGGTGACCGAAGCCGGCGGCGCAGGCAACACCGACCCGGGCGACGCCTCCGCCAGCGGCAAGCTGACGGTCACCGATGTCGACACCGGTGAAGCGCACTTCGCCGCGGTGGCGCCGGAGAGCCTGGCAGGGCAGTACGGCACCTTCAGCTTCGACAGCAATACCGGGGCCTGGAGCTATACGCTCGACAACACCAAGGCGGATGCCCTGATCGCGGGCCAGCAGGTCAGTGATTCGCTGACGGTGTCCTCCGCCGACCAGACGGCGCAGCAGACCATCAAGGTCGACATCACTGGTGCCAACGACCACGCCACCATCACAGCCTCGGCCAGCGAGGACAAGGCAGTGACCGAAGCCGGCGGCGCAGGCAACACCGACCTCGGCGACGCCTCCGCCAGCGGCAAGCTGACGGTTACCGATGTCGACACCGGTGAAGCGCACTTCGCCGCGGTGGCGCCGGAGAGCCTGGCCGGGCAGTACGGCACCTTCAGCTTCGACAGCAACACCGGCGCCTGGAGCTATACGCTGGACAACACCAAGGCCGATGCGCTGATCGCGGGCCAGCAGGTCAGTGATTCGCTGACGGTGTCCTCCGCCGACCAGACGGCGCAGCAGACCATCAAGGTCGACATCACTGGTGCCAACGACCACGCCACCATCTCGGCCTCAGCCAGTGAAGACAAGGCGGTCACCGAAGCCGGCGGCGCAGGCAATGCTGAAACTGGCGACGCATCCGCCAGCGGCAAGCTGACGGTTACCGATGTCGACACCGGTGAAGCGCACTTCGCCGCGGTGGCGCCGGAGAGCCTGGCCGGACAGTACGGCACGTTCAACTTCGACAGCAACACCGGCGCCTGGAGCTATACGCTGGACAACACCAAGGCCGATGCGCTGATCGCGGGCCAGCAGGTCAGTGATTCGCTGACGGTGGCTTCGGCAGACCAGACGGCGCAGCAGATCATCAAGGTCAACATCACCGGTGCCAACGACCACGCCACCATCTCGGCCTCGGCCAACGAAGACAAGGCAGTGACCGAAGCCGGCGGCGCAGGCAACACCGACCTCGGCGACGCATCTGCCAGCGGCAAGCTGACGGTTACCGATGTCGACACCGGTGAAGCACACTTCGCCGCGGTGGCGCCGGAGAGCCTGGCAGGACAGTACGGCACCTTCACCTTCGACACCAACACCGGGGCCTGGACCTACACGCTCGACAACAGCAAGGTGCAGTTTCTCGCCGCAGGCCAGCATGTGACCGACTCGCTGTCCGTGCAATCGGCCGATCTCACCGCCACCCAGGCAATCACAGTCAACATCACCGGCGCCAATGATGCTGCTGTGAACGCCATGCCCACGGCACAGGTAGTCAACGAAGACGCGCCGCTGGTATTCAGCACCACCAATGGCAACGCCCTCAGCATCTCTGACGTGGACAACGGCAGCCATACCGTGACGCTCAGTGCGACCTCCGGCACGATCAGCCTGAACGGCTTCGCGGGGCTGCAGTTCCTGGCGGGCGACGGCACCTCGGACAGCACCATGACGTTCACGGGCAGTGACGCGGCGATCAATGCCGCGCTGAACGGCCTGCGTTTCGTCGGTGACAAGGACTATGCGGGCGCAGCCACGCTGCAGATGCAGACCAGCGATGGCGCCTCGGTCGATAGCGACTCGGTCGCGATTGCAATCAATCCGGTCAATGACGCACCAGTGGCGGCAGCGGACGTGATCTACGCCTCGAACAATACCAACGGCATCCTGATCCCTGTCAGCGCACTGCTTGGCAATGACGGCGATGTCGATGGCATGGCCTTGTCGGTGATTGCGCTGGGGTCTGCCACGGGCGCGGTCAGCAACCTGGCGTTCGCGCCGGGGACCAATAACAGCTACGTCATGTTCAACACCGACAACGGGGCGTCGGGCAGCTTCAGCTACACCATTTACGATGGTGCGGGCGGCACCAGTACGGCTACCGTCACGGTCAATGTCTCGTCGACCAACGGGTCGGCCGACGTGTCGCTGGCGGGCCTGAACTACCAGGCTTCCTACCTGGATGGCGGCAGCAACTCCGATGCGCTCACGGGCGGCGCCACCGGCGACGTCTTTATTGGCGGCAACGCCGCCGACACGCTCAAGGGCGGCACCGGCGACGACGTGCTGCGCGGTGGCATAGGCGACGACACGCTCGACGGCGGCACCGGCATCGACATGCTGGACTTCTCGGATGCGAGCGGCGCTGTCACCTTTACCCTGACCCAGAGCGGCAGCGGCACCCTCGTCAACCTGACCAGCGTCGGCCTGGACCGGGATACCTACAGCAATATGGAAGGCGTGATCGGTTCGCGCTTCAGTGACACACTGACCGGCAGCTCGTCCGGCGACATCATTCGCGCCGGCGCGGGCAATGACACCATCGACGGCGGTGCAGGCATCGATCTGCTGGATTTCTCCGATGCCACCGGCGCGATCTCGCTCACTCTGACACAGAGCAGCAGTGCCACGGCGCTGAACCTGGTTGCGGTCGGCCTTGGCACCGACAGCTACAAGAACATGGAAGGCGTGATCGGTTCGGCTTTCAACGACAACCTGATTGGCTCGAGTGGCATCGACGTGCTGCGGGGCGGCGCCGGCGATGACAACCTGACTGGTGGCGGCGGCAACGACACCCTGATTGGCGGTGCGGGTGTCGACACCCTCACCGGCGGTGCAGGCAGTGATACGTTCGCCTTTCTCCGGGCCGACTCGGCCTCGGTGGACAAGGTCACCGATTTTGACCGGGCGCCCGTGGCCGCGGGCGGCGATGTGCTGGATTTGTCCGACCTGCTTTCCGGCGTCACCGTCACAGCTGCCAATGCCGGGCAGTTCATTCGCCTGTCGGAAGTCGATGGCAACACCGTCGTCAGCCTGGATCGGGATGGCAGTGGCACGGCGGCTGCATTCCAGGACGTGGCGGTGCTGCAGGGCGTAGTCGGGCTCGATCTCAACACGTTGTTGAGCAACGGCAATATCCACACCGCCTGA